In the genome of Triticum urartu cultivar G1812 chromosome 5, Tu2.1, whole genome shotgun sequence, one region contains:
- the LOC125508540 gene encoding ubiquitin C-terminal hydrolase 12-like isoform X1, whose product MTMMTPSPLEQQEDEEMLVPHQELSAADAAQPMEVVAQTEPTNTAESQAPEDPQTSRFTWTIENFTRVSGKKHYSDVFVVGGFKWRVLIFPKGNNVDHLSMYLDVADSGNLPYGWSRYAQFSLAIVNQIHQKYTARKDTQHQFNARESDWGFTSFMPLSELYDPSRGYLVNDTVVVEAEVAVRKMVDYWTYDSKKETGYVGLKNQGATCYMNSLLQTLYHIPYFRKAVYHMPTTENDMPSGSIPLALQSLFYKLQYSDNSVATKELTKSFGWDTYDSFMQHDVQELNRVLCEKLEDKMKGTVVEGTIEQLFEGHHINYIECINVDYKSNRKESFYDLQLDVKGCHDVYASFDKYVEVERLEGDNKYQAEQHGLQDARKGVLFLDFPPVLQLQLKRFEYDYMRDTMVKINDRYEFPLQLDLDKDDGKYLTPDADRSIRNLYTLHSVLVHSGGVHGGHYYAFIRPTLSDQWYKFDDERVTKEDTKKALEEQYGGEEELPQVNPGFNNTPFKFTKYSNAYMLVYIRESDKEKIMCNVDEKDIAEHLRIRLKKEQQEKEHKKKEKAEAHLYTIIKVARDEDLKEQIGKNIYFDLVDHEKVRNFRIQKQLPFNSFKEEVAKEYGIPVQSQRFWLWAKRQNHTYRPNRPLAPHEEAQSVGQLREVSNKAHNAELKLFLEVELGLDLRPIRPPEKSKEDILLFFKLYNPEKEELRYISSQGSTSIFDTKDSDTDIILLYSFVGRLFVKALGKPSDILTKLNEMAGFSPNEEIELYEEIKFEPNVMCEHIDKKLSFRSSQLEDGDIISFQKPSIPGGDTQVRYKDVPSFLEYVHNRQVVHFRCLEKPKEEGFCLELSKLHTYDDVVERVARQLGLDDPSKVRLTSHNCYSQQPKPQPIRYRGVEHLLDMLVHYNQTSDILYYEVLDIPLPELQCLKTLKVAFHHATKDEVVIHSIRLSKNSTISDVITDLKTKVELSNPDAELRLLEVFYHKIYKIFPPHEKIENINDQYWTLRAEEIPEEEKNLTAQDRLIHVYHFMKDPNQNQQIQNFGDPFLLVIREGETAAEVMDRVQKKLRVPNEEFAKWKVAFISMNRPEYLQDIDAVSARFQRRDVYGAWEQYLGLEHTDTTPKRSYAANQNRHTYEKPVKIYN is encoded by the exons ATGACTATGATGACCCCTTCCCCTCTCGAG CAGCAGGAGGATGAAGAGATGCTGGTGCCACACCAGGAGCTCTCCGCCGCAGACGCCGCGCAGCCAATGGAAG TGGTGGCGCAGACGGAGCCTACGAACACGGCGGAGAGCCAAGCACCTGAGGACCCGCAGACTTCCCGGTTCACCTGGACGATAGAGAACTTCACCAGGGTCAGCGGGAAGAAGCACTACTCGGATGTGTTTGTCGTTGGTGGATTTAAATG GCGTGTGCTAATTTTCCCCAAGGGAAATAATGTGGACCATCTCTCGATGTACTTGGATGTTGCAGACTCGGGGAACCTCCCTTACGGATGGAGCCGGTATGCTCAGTTCAGCCTAGCCATTGTAAACCAGATCCATCAGAAGTATACAGCACGCAAAG ATACTCAACATCAGTTTAATGCACGTGAGAGTGACTGGGGTTTCACATCTTTTATGCCTCTGAGTGAGCTGTATGACCCAAGTAGGGGCTATCTCGTGAATGATACTGTTGTTGTTGAAGCTGAGGTTGCTGTTCGCAAAATGGTTGACTATTGGACTTATGACTCGAAAAAGGAAACAGGTTATGTTGGTCTCAAGAATCAGGGTGCTACCTGTTATATGAACTCTCTTCTGCAAACCCTGTATCATATACCTTACTTTCGGAAG GCTGTGTATCACATGCCAACTACTGAGAATGACATGCCATCTGGGAGTATTCCTTTAGCCCTGCAGAGCCTTTTTTACAAGCTCCAGTATAGCGACAATAGTGTAGCTACAAAAGAGTTGACTAAATCTTTCGGGTGGGACACCTATGATTCTTTCATGCAGCATGATGTGCAAGAGCTCAATAGAGTTCTATGCGAGAAACTTGAAGACAAAATGAAG GGAACTGTTGTGGAAGGAACAATTGAACAACTATTTGAAGGCCACCACATTAATTACATCGAGTGCATTAATGTTGACTATAAATCTAACAGAAAAGAGTCCTTTTATG ATCTACAACTTGATGTCAAAGGTTGTCATGATGTTTATGCATCATTTGATAAATATGTCGAAGTGGAGCGTCTAGAGGGTGATAACAAATACCAGGCTGAACAACATGGCTTACAG GATGCAAGAAAGGGCGTACTCTTTCTTGATTTCCCTCCTGTTTTGCAACTTCAACTGAAGCGTTTCGAATATGATTACATGCGAGACACAATGGTTAAG ATTAATGACCGTTATGAGTTCCCACTACAACTCGATCTTGATAAGGATGATGGAAAATATCTTACTCCAGATGCAGATAGAAGTATTAGGAACCTTTACACTCTTCACAG TGTTCTTGTTCATAGTGGAGGAGTACATGGTGGTCACTACTACGCTTTCATACGGCCTACACTCTCAGACCAGTG gtATAAATTTGATGATGAGCGAGTAACAAAAGAAGATACTAAAAAAGCGCTTGAAGAGCAGTACGGGGGCGAGGAAGAG TTGCCTCAAGTTAACCCTGGTTTCAATAACACCCCATTTAAGTTCACAAAGTATTCAAATGCCTACATGCTTGTATATATTCGTGAGAGTGACAAGGAGAAAATAATGTGTAATGTTGATGAGAAGGACATTGCTGAGCATTTGAGG ATAAGGTTGAAGAAAGAACAACAAGAGAAAGAacacaagaaaaaggaaaaagCTGAAGCTCACCTCTACACCATCATAAAG GTTGCTCGAGATGAAGATTTGAAGGAGCAGATTGGGAAGAATATATATTTTGATCTGGTGGACCACGAAAAAGTCCGTAATTTTCGTATACAGAAACAATTACCCTTTAATTCATTCAAG GAGGAAGTTGCAAAGGAATATGGCATTCCGGTACAGTCTCAGCGCTTCTGGTTGTGGGCTAAGAGGCAAAATCATACATACCGGCCCAATCGTCCGCTGGCCCCTCATGAAGAAGCACAATCA GTGGGGCAACTTAGGGAGGTATCAAACAAGGCACACAATGCTGAGCTGAAGCTATTTCTTGAAGTAGAGCTAGGATTG GATTTGCGCCCAATTCGTCCTCCCGAGAAGAGCAAGGAAGATATTTTACTTTTCTTCAAGCTTTATAATCCTGAAAAGGAAGAGCTTCGGTATATCTCCTCTCAAGGATCAACTTCTATTTTTGATACAAAAGACTCAGACACTGACATCATTTTGTTATACAGTTTTGTTGGTAGGCTTTTTGTTAAGGCTTTGGGAAAGCCATCTGATATCCTGACAAAACTTAATGAAATGGCTGGATTTTCCCCAAATGAAGAAATCGAACTTTATGAG GAAATTAAGTTCGAGCCTAATGTGATGTGTGAACATATTGACAAGAAACTTAGTTTCCGATCTAGCCAG CTTGAAGATGGGGACATAATCAGTTTCCAAAAGCCATCTATACCAGGTGGCGATACTCAAGTGCGCTATAAAGATGTTCCTTCTTTCTTGGAGTATGTTCATAATAGGCAG GTTGTGCACTTCCGGTGTCTGGAGAAACCAAAGGAGGAGGGATTTTGTTTGGAATT GTCGAAGCTTCATACTTATGATGATGTTGTTGAGAGAGTTGCACGCCAACTTGGATTGGATGATCCATCAAAAGTTCGGCTTACGTCTCACAATTGCTATTCTCAGCAACCTAAACCACAGCCCATCAGATATCGTGGAGTAGAGCATCTATTGGATATGCTTGTCCATTATAATCAG ACTTCTGACATACTGTATTATGAAGTCTTGGACATTCCACTGCCAGAATTGCAGTGTTTAAAAACACTTAAAGTTGCATTTCACCATGCAACGAAAGATGAG GTTGTAATTCACAGCATCAGGCTTTCGAAAAATAGCACCATCAGTGATGTGATCACTGACTTGAAGACCAAG GTTGAACTATCCAATCCTGATGCTGAGCTCCGCTTGCTTGAAGTTTTCTACCACAAGATTTATAAG ATATTTCCACCTCATGAGAAGATAGAGAACATAAATGATCAGTACTGGACACTACGTGCTGAGGAG ATTCCAGAGGAGGAGAAGAATCTCACTGCACAGGATCGGTTGATTCACGTCTATCATTTCATGAAAGATCCTAATCAGAACCAG CAGATTCAGAATTTTGGAGATCCCTTTTTGCTGGTCATCCGTGAAGGTGAGACTGCTGCAGAGGTAATGGACCGTGTGCAGAAAAAACTCCGAGTTCCCAATGAAGAATTCGCCAAG TGGAAGGTTGCATTCATATCCATGAATCGTCCAGAATACCTCCAGGATATTGATGCTGTGTCTGCACGCTTTCAG AGGAGAGATGTCTATGGAGCTTGGGAACAATACCTTGGTTTGGAGCATACTGACACAACACCCAAAAGGTCTTACGCAGCTAATCAG AATCGACACACATATGAGAAGCCTGTGAAGATTTACAATTGA
- the LOC125508540 gene encoding ubiquitin C-terminal hydrolase 12-like isoform X3, with protein MTMMTPSPLEQQQEDEEMLVPHQELSAADAAQPMEVVAQTEPTNTAESQAPEDPQTSRFTWTIENFTRVSGKKHYSDVFVVGGFKWRVLIFPKGNNVDHLSMYLDVADSGNLPYGWSRYAQFSLAIVNQIHQKYTARKDTQHQFNARESDWGFTSFMPLSELYDPSRGYLVNDTVVVEAEVAVRKMVDYWTYDSKKETGYVGLKNQGATCYMNSLLQTLYHIPYFRKAVYHMPTTENDMPSGSIPLALQSLFYKLQYSDNSVATKELTKSFGWDTYDSFMQHDVQELNRVLCEKLEDKMKGTVVEGTIEQLFEGHHINYIECINVDYKSNRKESFYDLQLDVKGCHDVYASFDKYVEVERLEGDNKYQAEQHGLQDARKGVLFLDFPPVLQLQLKRFEYDYMRDTMVKINDRYEFPLQLDLDKDDGKYLTPDADRSIRNLYTLHSVLVHSGGVHGGHYYAFIRPTLSDQWYKFDDERVTKEDTKKALEEQYGGEEELPQVNPGFNNTPFKFTKYSNAYMLVYIRESDKEKIMCNVDEKDIAEHLRIRLKKEQQEKEHKKKEKAEAHLYTIIKVARDEDLKEQIGKNIYFDLVDHEKVRNFRIQKQLPFNSFKEEVAKEYGIPVQSQRFWLWAKRQNHTYRPNRPLAPHEEAQSVGQLREVSNKAHNAELKLFLEVELGLDLRPIRPPEKSKEDILLFFKLYNPEKEELRFVGRLFVKALGKPSDILTKLNEMAGFSPNEEIELYEEIKFEPNVMCEHIDKKLSFRSSQLEDGDIISFQKPSIPGGDTQVRYKDVPSFLEYVHNRQVVHFRCLEKPKEEGFCLELSKLHTYDDVVERVARQLGLDDPSKVRLTSHNCYSQQPKPQPIRYRGVEHLLDMLVHYNQTSDILYYEVLDIPLPELQCLKTLKVAFHHATKDEVVIHSIRLSKNSTISDVITDLKTKVELSNPDAELRLLEVFYHKIYKIFPPHEKIENINDQYWTLRAEEIPEEEKNLTAQDRLIHVYHFMKDPNQNQQIQNFGDPFLLVIREGETAAEVMDRVQKKLRVPNEEFAKWKVAFISMNRPEYLQDIDAVSARFQRRDVYGAWEQYLGLEHTDTTPKRSYAANQNRHTYEKPVKIYN; from the exons ATGACTATGATGACCCCTTCCCCTCTCGAG CAGCAGCAGGAGGATGAAGAGATGCTGGTGCCACACCAGGAGCTCTCCGCCGCAGACGCCGCGCAGCCAATGGAAG TGGTGGCGCAGACGGAGCCTACGAACACGGCGGAGAGCCAAGCACCTGAGGACCCGCAGACTTCCCGGTTCACCTGGACGATAGAGAACTTCACCAGGGTCAGCGGGAAGAAGCACTACTCGGATGTGTTTGTCGTTGGTGGATTTAAATG GCGTGTGCTAATTTTCCCCAAGGGAAATAATGTGGACCATCTCTCGATGTACTTGGATGTTGCAGACTCGGGGAACCTCCCTTACGGATGGAGCCGGTATGCTCAGTTCAGCCTAGCCATTGTAAACCAGATCCATCAGAAGTATACAGCACGCAAAG ATACTCAACATCAGTTTAATGCACGTGAGAGTGACTGGGGTTTCACATCTTTTATGCCTCTGAGTGAGCTGTATGACCCAAGTAGGGGCTATCTCGTGAATGATACTGTTGTTGTTGAAGCTGAGGTTGCTGTTCGCAAAATGGTTGACTATTGGACTTATGACTCGAAAAAGGAAACAGGTTATGTTGGTCTCAAGAATCAGGGTGCTACCTGTTATATGAACTCTCTTCTGCAAACCCTGTATCATATACCTTACTTTCGGAAG GCTGTGTATCACATGCCAACTACTGAGAATGACATGCCATCTGGGAGTATTCCTTTAGCCCTGCAGAGCCTTTTTTACAAGCTCCAGTATAGCGACAATAGTGTAGCTACAAAAGAGTTGACTAAATCTTTCGGGTGGGACACCTATGATTCTTTCATGCAGCATGATGTGCAAGAGCTCAATAGAGTTCTATGCGAGAAACTTGAAGACAAAATGAAG GGAACTGTTGTGGAAGGAACAATTGAACAACTATTTGAAGGCCACCACATTAATTACATCGAGTGCATTAATGTTGACTATAAATCTAACAGAAAAGAGTCCTTTTATG ATCTACAACTTGATGTCAAAGGTTGTCATGATGTTTATGCATCATTTGATAAATATGTCGAAGTGGAGCGTCTAGAGGGTGATAACAAATACCAGGCTGAACAACATGGCTTACAG GATGCAAGAAAGGGCGTACTCTTTCTTGATTTCCCTCCTGTTTTGCAACTTCAACTGAAGCGTTTCGAATATGATTACATGCGAGACACAATGGTTAAG ATTAATGACCGTTATGAGTTCCCACTACAACTCGATCTTGATAAGGATGATGGAAAATATCTTACTCCAGATGCAGATAGAAGTATTAGGAACCTTTACACTCTTCACAG TGTTCTTGTTCATAGTGGAGGAGTACATGGTGGTCACTACTACGCTTTCATACGGCCTACACTCTCAGACCAGTG gtATAAATTTGATGATGAGCGAGTAACAAAAGAAGATACTAAAAAAGCGCTTGAAGAGCAGTACGGGGGCGAGGAAGAG TTGCCTCAAGTTAACCCTGGTTTCAATAACACCCCATTTAAGTTCACAAAGTATTCAAATGCCTACATGCTTGTATATATTCGTGAGAGTGACAAGGAGAAAATAATGTGTAATGTTGATGAGAAGGACATTGCTGAGCATTTGAGG ATAAGGTTGAAGAAAGAACAACAAGAGAAAGAacacaagaaaaaggaaaaagCTGAAGCTCACCTCTACACCATCATAAAG GTTGCTCGAGATGAAGATTTGAAGGAGCAGATTGGGAAGAATATATATTTTGATCTGGTGGACCACGAAAAAGTCCGTAATTTTCGTATACAGAAACAATTACCCTTTAATTCATTCAAG GAGGAAGTTGCAAAGGAATATGGCATTCCGGTACAGTCTCAGCGCTTCTGGTTGTGGGCTAAGAGGCAAAATCATACATACCGGCCCAATCGTCCGCTGGCCCCTCATGAAGAAGCACAATCA GTGGGGCAACTTAGGGAGGTATCAAACAAGGCACACAATGCTGAGCTGAAGCTATTTCTTGAAGTAGAGCTAGGATTG GATTTGCGCCCAATTCGTCCTCCCGAGAAGAGCAAGGAAGATATTTTACTTTTCTTCAAGCTTTATAATCCTGAAAAGGAAGAGCTTCG TTTTGTTGGTAGGCTTTTTGTTAAGGCTTTGGGAAAGCCATCTGATATCCTGACAAAACTTAATGAAATGGCTGGATTTTCCCCAAATGAAGAAATCGAACTTTATGAG GAAATTAAGTTCGAGCCTAATGTGATGTGTGAACATATTGACAAGAAACTTAGTTTCCGATCTAGCCAG CTTGAAGATGGGGACATAATCAGTTTCCAAAAGCCATCTATACCAGGTGGCGATACTCAAGTGCGCTATAAAGATGTTCCTTCTTTCTTGGAGTATGTTCATAATAGGCAG GTTGTGCACTTCCGGTGTCTGGAGAAACCAAAGGAGGAGGGATTTTGTTTGGAATT GTCGAAGCTTCATACTTATGATGATGTTGTTGAGAGAGTTGCACGCCAACTTGGATTGGATGATCCATCAAAAGTTCGGCTTACGTCTCACAATTGCTATTCTCAGCAACCTAAACCACAGCCCATCAGATATCGTGGAGTAGAGCATCTATTGGATATGCTTGTCCATTATAATCAG ACTTCTGACATACTGTATTATGAAGTCTTGGACATTCCACTGCCAGAATTGCAGTGTTTAAAAACACTTAAAGTTGCATTTCACCATGCAACGAAAGATGAG GTTGTAATTCACAGCATCAGGCTTTCGAAAAATAGCACCATCAGTGATGTGATCACTGACTTGAAGACCAAG GTTGAACTATCCAATCCTGATGCTGAGCTCCGCTTGCTTGAAGTTTTCTACCACAAGATTTATAAG ATATTTCCACCTCATGAGAAGATAGAGAACATAAATGATCAGTACTGGACACTACGTGCTGAGGAG ATTCCAGAGGAGGAGAAGAATCTCACTGCACAGGATCGGTTGATTCACGTCTATCATTTCATGAAAGATCCTAATCAGAACCAG CAGATTCAGAATTTTGGAGATCCCTTTTTGCTGGTCATCCGTGAAGGTGAGACTGCTGCAGAGGTAATGGACCGTGTGCAGAAAAAACTCCGAGTTCCCAATGAAGAATTCGCCAAG TGGAAGGTTGCATTCATATCCATGAATCGTCCAGAATACCTCCAGGATATTGATGCTGTGTCTGCACGCTTTCAG AGGAGAGATGTCTATGGAGCTTGGGAACAATACCTTGGTTTGGAGCATACTGACACAACACCCAAAAGGTCTTACGCAGCTAATCAG AATCGACACACATATGAGAAGCCTGTGAAGATTTACAATTGA